TGGGCCATATACCCAAATCTCCATATATCTTTCTTAACTGTGAGCCCCACTGGGCCCACCAATACTACACATGACCACTTGAACCTCCAAATGACATTTCATGAGTTTTGGGGACCAGCAATAAATTTTAGCTAAGCTACATTATTTCCATATATACACCATGCAATATATGTCACGAGCCCTTGAACTACACATTGACATTTTATTATACAAATAGCTAAAACAATAAAGCTAGTATCCAGCTTTTAGTtggtgttaaaaaaaaaaaatcatgttaACCACCAAGAAAACAGCTAATGCTGTTGGTGGTAAGACTGCTAGGGCTTGTGATAGTTGTGTACGAAAGCGGGCTCGATGGTATTGTGCTGCTGATGACGCTTTTCTTTGTCAAAGTTGTGATGGCTCGGTTCATTCGGCTAACCAGTTGGCTAGTCGACATGAGAGGGTGCTTCTCGAGAGCGCACCCTCTAAGCTCTTTGGTTCAGGCGTCAATTCGCTTGAACCAACGTGGCACCAGGGGCTCACGCGTCGAGCGCGTACTCCACGTCTACGGTCTAAATCACATTCTTTCAAGTTACAAGGAAAGAAAGATGTGGTAAACTCCTCCGCTCCTTTAGTTCCCGAATTGGGAGCTTTAGAAGCATCGTTGTTTGATGACGAGGAAGAAGAGGAACAACTTTTATATCGTGTTCCGATATTTGATCCTTTTGAAActgaaatttgtaatgttgagaaCGAAATAAGCACAAACTTAAGTTTTATAGTGGAAAACAAGCTAGAAGAAACAAGTAATTTGGATGGTCTTCACGGTTTTGATCTCCCAACTGATGATATCGAACTTTTGGAGTTTGCAGCCGATGTTGAGAACTTATTAGGGACAGGTTTTGATGATAGTTCATGTAGGATTGACGATCTGGGGTTAACTAGTCATTATAAAGAAGATGATCACACTAACAATATAGGATTTTGCTTTAATGAAAATAGGGTGAAAGTTGAAGAAGCAATTTTAGGGTTTGATATGGATGAAACTAGGGAAACACTAGATTGGGACTTCGGTTATGATTCCGAGATGGCGATTAAAGAGGAGGATAAGAAAGCGATACTTGTAGAAGAAGAGCATACAATGATGGCTACAAATGATGAATTTAACGAGAAGGTCGAAAAATTAAGCATAAACTTAAGACTTAATTATGACGATGTGATCACTTCTTGGGCTGATCAGGGTTCTCCATGGACTAGCGGATCCCGACCACAACTTAATTCTGATAGTTGCTGGCCCGATTTCATGGTTTGCTCTCTATCTACttgtttgttaatttttttttttttgaatggcaAAAACACATCTAGTTACGAATAGTCAGCAACATGACTCGAGCTCACAACTTTAAGACTGATAAGTTACCTCAATATGCTAGGTCAAATATTCTTTGATTGTTTTATTTTGATTTATTCAAATTCATTTGTTTATAATCGTATCTTTCTCTAATAAAGAAGAAATCTTTCATTTAGGGTTTGCATTGGACCGGGAATAACAATTCTTCATATGGAGGCATAGGAGGAAGTGATGGAGGAAGAGAAGCGAGAGTGTCGAGGTATAGAGAGAAGCGAAGAACTCGATTGTTTTCGAAGAAGATAAGGTATGAAGTAAGGAAACTAAATGCAGAGAAAAGGCCAAGAATGAAAGGGAG
The window above is part of the Rutidosis leptorrhynchoides isolate AG116_Rl617_1_P2 chromosome 1, CSIRO_AGI_Rlap_v1, whole genome shotgun sequence genome. Proteins encoded here:
- the LOC139874322 gene encoding zinc finger protein CONSTANS-LIKE 16-like, which produces MLTTKKTANAVGGKTARACDSCVRKRARWYCAADDAFLCQSCDGSVHSANQLASRHERVLLESAPSKLFGSGVNSLEPTWHQGLTRRARTPRLRSKSHSFKLQGKKDVVNSSAPLVPELGALEASLFDDEEEEEQLLYRVPIFDPFETEICNVENEISTNLSFIVENKLEETSNLDGLHGFDLPTDDIELLEFAADVENLLGTGFDDSSCRIDDLGLTSHYKEDDHTNNIGFCFNENRVKVEEAILGFDMDETRETLDWDFGYDSEMAIKEEDKKAILVEEEHTMMATNDEFNEKVEKLSINLRLNYDDVITSWADQGSPWTSGSRPQLNSDSCWPDFMGLHWTGNNNSSYGGIGGSDGGREARVSRYREKRRTRLFSKKIRYEVRKLNAEKRPRMKGRFVKREAFGETSSSPSLPTYLRKN